The proteins below are encoded in one region of Rhododendron vialii isolate Sample 1 chromosome 7a, ASM3025357v1:
- the LOC131332764 gene encoding uncharacterized protein LOC131332764 — MSCNDFCYRSKCAEILVVLFVNSGGGQKRVRIRLVGSVGTSYVSGSLREGWVIHDIHVVNIAFLTKQDLDVKSILSIPISSQGISQLSVLILGIFLRHSHERGESSSGDSLKPLWKSLWSVPIPNKIKMFMWRCSHNVVAIMYNLHRRNVDVLPYCPHRQSHVETLEHMLFQCKSAKDVWHRSPFASAISSFWGTAHFSKWWGSISKSFQNSGVTEDMEALFVSIVGLSGKPGMICFLTAKAGQRPWCLPPVGMVKINVDDALCKKKMIVGVGLVARDYMGQLFGMASIPFTGLLAPRSVEAMGYREALVFAATNGLSHVIIEGDSLEVVQALTQEGKVAHSLAKKALSGARMLYPVSKTFTNQWW; from the exons ATGTCATGCAATGATTTCTGTTACCGAAGCAAGTGTGCAGAAATCTTAGTTGTGCTATTCGTAAATTCTGGTGGGGGGCAAAAGAGAGTGAGAATAAGATTAGTTGGGTCCGTTGGAACAAGTTATGTAAGCGGAAGTCTAAGGGAGGGCTGGGTTATTCATGATATTCATGTTGTTAATATTGCGTTCTTAACCAAACAAG ACTTAGATGTGAAATCTATTCTCTCAATTCCAATAAGTTCTCAAGGAatttcacagttaagcgtgctcatcttGGG CATTTTTTTACGACACTCCCATGAAAGGGGGGAATCAAGCTCAGGTGATTCTTTGAAACCCCTCTGGAAATCTCTTTGGTCTGTTCCCATTCCTAATAAGATTAAGATGTTTATGTGGCGTTGTTCTCATAATGTTGTTGCTATCATGTATAATCTGCATCGGAGGAATGTTGATGTTCTTCCATATTGTCCTCATCGCCAGTCACATGTTGAAACCCTTGAACATATGCTCTTTCAATGTAAATCGGCTAAAGATGTGTGGCATCGATCCCCGTTTGCTTCTGCTATCTCTTCCTTCTGGGGCACCGCCCATTTTTccaagtggtggggctccatCTCGAAGTCATTCCAGAACAGTGGGGTGACGGAGGATATGGAAGCCCTTTTTGTCTCTATCGTTGGTTTATCTGGAAAGCCAGGAATGATCTGCTTTTTAACGGCCAAAGCTGGACAACGACCT TGGTGTTTGCCTCCTGTTGGTATGGTCAAGATCAATGTAGACGATGCTCTTTGTAAGAAGAAAATGATTGTGGGTGTTGGTTTGGTGGCCCGGGATTATATGGGACAGCTTTTTGGGATGGCATCTATCCCTTTCACGGGTCTGCTAGCTCCTCGATCTGTCGAAGCTATGGGGTATCGGGAAGCACTGGTTTTTGCTGCCACCAATGGTCTATCACATGTTATTATTGAAGGGGACTCACTTGAAGTGGTCCAAGCTCTTACGCAAGAAGGAAA GGTTGCCCATTCGTTGGCAAAAAAAGCCCTATCAGGTGCTAGAATG ttGTACCCAGTTTCAAAAACTTTCACAAATCAATGGTGGTAA
- the LOC131333584 gene encoding protein NUCLEAR FUSION DEFECTIVE 4-like, whose translation MAGESRKWMILVATIWIQAFTGTNFDFSAYSSTMKSVLGISQVQLNYLAVASDLGKAFGWSSGLASKCLPLWVVMFISAFMGLFGYGLQWLVIRNVIALPYFVVFLLCLLSGCSICWFNTVCFVLCNRNFPSNRPLAISLTVSFNGVSAALYALAANAVDSSSTPLYLLLNSLIPLITSLFALIPILRQPPLSPLPVDAVRRDSLIFLLLNLIAVITGLYLLLLPSSTSSTNSRLLFSGALFLLILPLFIPGIIYGRNWFRRAIHSHIQRSSGFLLVDIEDLELHKELISRETSSLRLGNAGDVGVTGGGIISNHVITGERVLLGRDSIVMLGEEHDIGMLLRRLDFWLYFLAYFCGGTIGLVYSNSLGQIAQSLGHGPETSTLITLYSSFSFFGRLLSAAPDFMRVKIYFARTGWLAIALIPTPIAFFMLAVSGTARALRAGTALIGLSSGFIFAAAVSVTSELFGPNSVGVNHNILITNIPIGSLVYGLLASLIYDANAAPSGMMTESVVCMGRQCYFLTFVGWGCISIVGLASSVLLFLRTQPAYDRYEKNRSSTQQY comes from the exons ATGGCAGGGGAATCTCGGAAGTGGATGATTCTGGTGGCGACGATATGGATCCAGGCGTTTACGGGGACCAACTTCGACTTCTCGGCCTACTCATCGACGATGAAGTCGGTTCTGGGGATTTCTCAGGTGCAGCTCAACTACCTTGCGGTGGCGTCGGACCTCGGGAAGGCATTCGGGTGGTCCTCCGGCCTTGCCTCCAAATGCCTACCCTTGTGGGTGGTTATGTTCATTTCCGCTTTCATGGGTCTTTTCGGTTACGGCCTCCAGTGGCTTGTTATTCGGAATGTCATTGCCTTGCCTTATTTCGTG GTATTTCTCCTCTGCTTACTATCCGGATGCAGCATATGCTGGTTCAACACTGTCTGCTTCGTCCTCTGCAACCGAAACTTCCCTTCCAACCGCCCGCTAGCCATCTCCCTCACCGTCAGCTTCAACGGCGTCAGCGCCGCCCTATATGCCCTTGCTGCCAATGCAGTcgactcctcctccacccccttGTACCTCCTCCTCAACTCCCTAATCCCCCTCATCACCTCCCTCTTCGCCCTCATCCCGATCCTCCGCCAACCCCCACTCTCTCCCCTCCCTGTCGATGCCGTCCGCCGCGACTCCctcatcttcctcctcctcaacctcatTGCTGTCATCACCGGTCtctacctcctcctcctcccctcctccacctcctcAACAAACTCCCGCCTCCTCTTCAGCGGAGCCTTATTCCTCCTAATCCTCCCCTTATTCATCCCAGGCATCATCTACGGCCGCAATTGGTTCCGTCGCGCAATCCATTCCCATATCCAACGGTCATCGGGATTCCTTCTCGTAGACATCGAAGATCTCGAGCTTCACAAAGAGCTCATCAGTCGCGAAACGAGTAGCTTACGGTTAGGAAACGCCGGTGATGTGGGAGTAACCGGAGGAGGGATAATATCGAATCATGTGATAACAGGGGAGAGGGTACTTTTGGGGAGAGATTCGATTGTGATGTTGGGGGAAGAACATGACATTGGGATGCTGTTGAGGAGATTGGATTTCTGGTTGTATTTTTTGGCGTACTTTTGTGGAGGAACAATTGGGTTGGTTTACAGTAATAGTTTAGGGCAGATTGCGCAGTCTCTTGGGCATGGACCGGAGACGTCGACCTTGATCACGTTGTATTCGTCGTTCTCGTTCTTCGGGAGGTTGCTTTCCGCTGCTCCGGACTTCATGCGTGT GAAGATCTATTTTGCGAGGACGGGGTGGCTAGCCATCGCCCTCATCCCCACCCCGATCGCCTTCTTCATGCTAGCAGTCTCTGGCACGGCGAGAGCCCTCCGTGCAGGGACAGCTCTCATTGGCCTGAGCTCCGGCTTCATATTTGCTGCTGCAGTCTCCGTAACCTCAGAGCTGTTCGGACCAAACAGTGTTGGCGTCAACCACAACATCCTCATTACCAACATCCCCATTGGGTCGCTAGTCTACGGCCTCCTAGCATCGCTCATCTACGATGCCAACGCAGCCCCAAGCGGAATGATGACCGAGTCGGTCGTGTGCATGGGTCGACAGTGCTATTTCTTGACGTTTGTTGGCTGGGGGTGTATATCTATCGTGGGACTGGCGTCAAGTGTGTTGCTGTTTTTGAGAACTCAGCCTGCATATGACCGGTATGAGAAGAACCGGAGCTCTACACAGCAATATTGA